The proteins below are encoded in one region of Apostichopus japonicus isolate 1M-3 chromosome 22, ASM3797524v1, whole genome shotgun sequence:
- the LOC139964049 gene encoding uncharacterized protein — protein MSAVTVSTCGGNVSTGAVNVYTGGGNVSTCGGNVSTGAVNVSKGGVNVSTGAVNVSTGSGNVSTGGGYVSTGGSNVSTGGGNVSTGAVNVSTCGVNVSTGAVNVSTGSGNVSTGGGYVSTGGSNVSTGGGNVSTGAVNVSTCGGNVSTGAVNVSTCAVNVSTGSGNVSTGGGYVSTGSVNVSTCAVNVSTCAVNVSTGGGNVSTGAVNVSTGCGYVSTGGSNVSTGAFNVSTGSGNVSTGGGYVSTGGSNVSTGAGNVSTGSVNVCTGAFNVSTGSGNVSTGCGYVSTGVSYVSTGAVNVSTGAVNVSTCGGNVSTCGGNVCTGCGYVSTGGSNVSTGAVNVSTGGGNVPTGAFNVSTCAVNVSTGGGYVSTGESNVSTGAVNVFTGGGNVPTGAFNVSTCAVNVSTGGGYVSTGGSNVSTGGGYVSTCAVNVSTGAVSVSTCGGNVSTGGGNVSTCAVNVSTCGGYVSTGGSNVSTGAVNVSTGAVNVSTCWGNVSTGGGNVSTCACFYMWW, from the exons ATGA gTGCTGTTACTGTTTCTACATGTGgtggtaatgtttctacaggtgCTGTTAATGTTTATACAGGTGGTGGTAATGTTTCTACATGTGgtggtaatgtttctacaggtgCTGTTAATGTTTCTAAAGGTGgtgttaatgtttctacaggtgctgttaatgtttctacaggtagtggtaatgtttctacaggtgGTGGTTATGTTTCTACCGGTGgaagtaatgtttctacaggtggtggtaatgtttctacaggtgctgttaatgtttctacatgtggtgttaatgtttctacaggtgctgttaatgtttctacaggtagtggtaatgtttctacaggtgGTGGTTATGTTTCTACCGGTGGAAGTAATGTTTCTACCGGTGgtggtaatgtttctacaggtgctgttaatgtttctacatgtggtggtaatgtttctacaggtgctgttaatgtttctacatgtgctgttaatgtttctacaggtagtggtaatgtttctacaggtgGTGGTTATGTTTCTACCGGTAGTGTTAATGTTTCTACATGTGctgttaatgtttctacatgtgctgttaatgtttctacaggtggtggtaatgtttctacaggtgctgttaatgtttctacaggttGTGGTTATGTTTCTACCGGTGgaagtaatgtttctacag GTgcttttaatgtttctacaggtagtggtaatgtttctacaggtgGTGGTTATGTTTCTACCGGTGgaagtaatgtttctacaggtgctggtaatgtttctacaggttCTGTTAATGTTTGTACAGGTgcttttaatgtttctacaggtagtggtaatgtttctacaggttGTGGTTATGTTTCTACCGGTGTAAGTTATGTTTCTACAGGTGctgttaatgtttctacaggtgctgttaatgtttctacatGTGGTGGTAATGTTTCTACATGTGGTGGTAATGTTTGTACAGGTTGTGGTTATGTTTCTACCGGTGgaagtaatgtttctacaggtgctgttaatgtttctacaggtgGTGGTAATGTTCCAACAGGTgcttttaatgtttctacatgtgctgttaatgtttctacaggtgGTGGTTATGTTTCTACCGGTGaaagtaatgtttctacaggtgCTGTTAATGTTTTTACAGGTGGTGGTAATGTTCCAACAGGTgcttttaatgtttctacatgtgctgttaatgtttctacaggtgGTGGTTATGTTTCTACCGGTGgaagtaatgtttctacaggtgGTGGTTATGTTTCTACATGTGctgttaatgtttctacaggtgCTGTTAGTGTTTCTACATGTGgtggtaatgtttctacaggtggtggtaatgtttctacatgtgctgttaatgtttctacatGTGGTGGTTATGTTTCTACCGGTGgaagtaatgtttctacaggtgctgttaatgtttctacaggtgctgttaatgtttctacatgttggggtaatgtttctacaggtggtggtaatgtttctacatgtgct TGTTTCTACATGTGgtggtaa